Sequence from the Actinocatenispora sera genome:
CGACGTGGTTGAGTACGAAGTTCGCGACCACCGCGTCGAACGCGCCGGTCGCGAACGGCAGCGCGGGCAGCGCGCCGACCCGTACCGCGGCGCCCGGTGCCGCCGACCGCGCAGCGGCGGCCATGCCGGAATCGGCGTCGACCGCCGTGACCACGGCGCCCCGGGCCAGCGCGAGCGCCGCGACGGTGCCGGTACCCGTGCCGACATCCAGCGTCCGGCTCCCGGCGGTGACCCCGGCGGCGTCGAGCAGGGCATCGGCCGGGTACGCGCACAGTGGTGCGAAGGTGCGGGCGAAGGTGTCGGCGCCGCCGCGCCACTGCGCCCGTTCGTAGCTGTCGAATGCCGTCATGCCGTTCCTCCCTGGTCCGCCGAACCGGCCCAGCCATGATCGGCGAACCCGCCGCGGCTCTCTTGGCCAGGGTCGATAATCGGCCGTGGCGGGCACGGTCCGACATCAGGCAGACCGTTCGGGAGGTGGCATGGGCGAGCCGGATCCGGTACGGCGGCTGCGCGAGGAGCTGGAGACGGTGGGCGAGCAGCGCCGCCAGCTGGCCGCGACGCTGGCGGACGACCGGCAGCCCGGGGACACCGCCGACCAGGCCGAGGGCATCGAGCGGGCCAACGAGCTGCGCCGGCTGGATGCGCGCATCGCGCAGTTGCAGGCGCTGCTGGACGGCGCGGACACCGGTACCGGGCTGCCGTTCGGTACCCGGGCGGTGCTGCGGTTCGCCGACGGCGACACCGAACGGGTCGAGATCGCCCCGGTGCCGGCGACCGGCGCCAGCGGCGCGGCGATCACCCGGGACAGCCCGCTGGCGCGGGCGCTGACCGGGCACGCCGTGGGCGACACCATCACCTGGCGTACCCCCGGCGGGGACGCGTCCGCCGAGCTGGTCGAGCTGCATCCGCCGACCGGCTGACGGCCGGCGAGATCCGCGGCGCCCGGCCCGGCGTGTTCCGGGTGGCTCGGCCGGGCGTGTTCCGGGTGGCTCGGCCGGGCCTGTTCGACCACGCCGGGTACGACCGGCTCGCGAGCGGCGAGTTCTACCGCGGTCGGCGCCGCCGGCCGACCGGCCGCGGCCCGGGTCAGACCGGGGTGGGGTGGAAGTCGCGGAGAGAGTCCCCGCCCGCCTCGACCACGCCGTAGCTCGACTCGGGTACCTCCCGCCAGGCGCCGGGCAGGTCGCCGAGCGGCTCGGACACGATCAGCCGGGTGCGCTCGGACACCCGGTGAAACATCGGGTTCTCCGGGTACAGCTCGCGCAGCGCCTCGATGCGCCGCGAGAAGAACAGCGACCGGGATGCGCCCGCGCTGGAGTACCGGAAGATCCAGACGCGCTCGCCGTTGGAGGTGGCGATCGTCATCTGCACCGGGTTCGCGATGCCGTGCTCGGCGGCGACCCGTTCGACGTGCCCGACCATCCGGGCGACGGCGGCGGGCGGGTCGTCGCGCAGCCCGTAGCTCAGCGCCAGGTAGAACATCATCTCGGAATCGGTGGAGCCCTCCAGGTGCGGAAACAGCTCGGGCTCGACCGCGAGCGCCAGGTCCCGCTTGATCCGGTGGAAGTCGTGGATCTCGCCGTTGTGCATCCACAGCCAGGTCCGATACCGGAACGGGTGGCAGTTGGTCTCCTGCACGGCGGTGCCGGTGGAGGCGCGGATGTGCGCGAAGAACAGCCCGCTCTCCAGGTGCTCGGCCAGCTCGCGCAGGTTCCGGTCACCCCAGGCCGGCCCGATGCCGCGGAACACGCCGGGCCGACGCGGACCGTCGTACCAGCCCATCCCGAAGCCATCGCCGTTGAGGGTGGTCACCCCCAGCTTGGCGTGCATGCTCTGGTCGATCAGCGAGTGGTCGACCTTGTACAGCAGTTCCTCGGGCCTGATCGGCGACCCGGTGTACACCAGCCATCGGCACATGCGTTCATCATCGATGCCGAAGGCCTGGGCCGGGCCGGAACGCCGCAGCCTCACCCGAACCCGGTTCCTGGACGGTTCGCCCGGCACCGGACGGGCGGTTCTGCCAGGGTTGAGCCCATGCGGGTACGGGTGTCCTGGACGCTGATCGTCCCGGTACTGGCGGTCGTCGTGCTGGCGCTGTCCTGGGGCCGCCACCTCGGCCCGGTACCGGTCGCCCTGGTCGGCGTGCTGCTCGCCGGCGCGGTACTCGCGGCCGTGCAGCACGCCGAGGTGGTGGCGCACCGGGTCGGCGAGCCGTTCGGCTCGCTGGTGCTCGCGGTCGCGGTCACCATCATCGAGGTGGCACTGATCGTGACGCTCAGCGTGTCCGGTGGCGCCGACTCGGACACCCTGGCCCGGGACACCGTCTTCGCCGCCGTCATGATCACCACGAACGGGATCGTCGGGCTGGCGCTGCTGATCGGATCGGTCCGGCGCGGGCTGGCGCAGTTCAACCCGGAGGGCAGCGGCGCCGCGCTCGCCACCGTCGCCGCGCTCGCCACGCTGAGCCTGGTGCTGCCGCGGTTCACCGGGAACTCGCCGGCCGGCGAGTTCTCCGGCCCGCAGCTGGCGTTCGCCGCGGTGGCCTCGCTGGCCCTGTACGTGGTGTTCGTGCTGACGCAGACCAGGCGGCACCGGGACTTCTTCCTGCCGGTGGAGATCGCGACGACCCGACCGGCCGACGAGCGGCACGCGCCGCGCCCGTCCAGCCGGCAGGCGCTGGCCAGCCTCGGTCAGCTGCTGCTCGCGCTGATCGGGGTGGTGGGGCTGGCCAAGGTGGAGTCACCGGCGATCGAGGCGGGGGTGCGCGCCGTCGGCTTCCCCGCCTCGTTCGTCGGCGTGGTGATCGCCCTGCTGGTACTGGCGCCCGAGACGCTGTCGGCGACCCGGTCGGCGCGGCGGGACCAGATCCAGATCAGCCTCAACCTGGGCTACGGCTCGGCGATGGCGTCGATCGGCCTGACCATCCCGACGATGGCGCTGGCGTCGATCTGGCTGCCGAACCGGCTGGTCCTGGGGCTGGGCCCGACGCACATCGTGCTGCTCGCGCTGACGGTCGTGGTCAGCGTGCTGACCGTGGTACCGGGCCGGGTCACCCGGCTGTCCGCCTGCGTGCACCTGGTCCTGCTGGCCGCCTTCGTCTTCCTCGCCATCCGTCCCTAGCCAGGCCGACGCGGGTCGGCGCACCGTCCGGTCAGATCGCGACGACCAGCTTGCCGGTCGTGTGCGCCCGGGCGAAGTCGCAACGGTGGCCGGGCGGTACCGGCCATGGCCCGCAGCGCTCGCGGTACGGACTGGCCGGAGATCTCGTCGCCGACCCGGTAGCCGTGCCCACCGGCGCCGAGCTGGTGCCACCGCCGACCCCCTGAGGACCGCGCACCGGCCGCGTCATCCGTTGCGCGCCGGCCTCTGACGTTCGCGCACCGGCCGCGCGTCACCCGTTGCCTGCCGGCCTGCGTTCCGCCCGGCGCCGGGCCGCCTCGTGCGCCTGCCGCAGCAGCCGGACGGCCAGCTCGCCGGTGCGCTCGCCGGGGTTGACGATCGACACCCAACCCTGGGTGCGATACAGCGGGTGCGGGAAGACGACGTCGGTGGCAGTGCGGTCCCGCGGGGTCGCCTCCGCCCGCGGGTTCTCGCCGGTGAGCTCGACGAACGCGGCCGTGCCGACGTGGATGTTCAGCCGCCAGCGGTCCGGCGCATCGAGGTCGCACTCGTCGTCGTCCGGATAGTTCTTGGTCACGATGGTGGCGTAGGGCTGCTCCCGCTGGGGCACCTGCCCGTCCGGGGCGTAGTAGAAGAAGTGGTCGCCCCAGGCGATCTCCGGAAACGGGCCGCCGGCGGCCGGCGCAAGCTCCAGTACTCCGTCGAAGGCGCGGATCGTGTCGAGAAGTCGGTCCATACTCATGGTTCGAGCATGTACTTGAAGTGCTTGTGGAGGGTTGGATGGCGGCGGCGATGACCACGGCCGCGGTCGCGGCCGCTTCCGGCTACTCCGTCCAGCAGGTACGGGACCTGGAACGGCTGGGCGTGATCCCGGCCGCCGCGCGATCGGGCAACGGGTACCGGCGGTTCGGCCCGGCACACGTGGACGCGCTGCGCGCCTACCGGGCCCTCGCGTACGCGGTGGGCCCGGTCGAGGCGCGGCAGGCGATGCGGGCGGTCCGGCACCGGCCGCCGGCGGAGGGTGCGGCGCTGATCTGCGGGTTCCACGCCCGGCTGAACGAGGAGCGGGCGCAGGCGCTCGCCGCCCGGCTGGCGCTGGAGTCGATCCGGGCCGAGGCAGGCACCGACGCCGAACCGGTCGACGGCGACTCGATGACCATCACCGAACTCTCGCAGGCCCTCGGGGTCCGGGCGTCCACCCTCCGGTTCTGGGAGAAGGCGGGCCTGGTGGCGCCGGATCGTGTCGGCACGCCCGCCGGGACCGCGCGGCGCTACCCGCTGGCGGCGATCAGGGAGGCGCGCATCGTCGCGGCCCTGCGCGCCGGTGGGTACCGCATCCCCGACGTGCTGGCCGCGATCACGGCGGCGCGCGATCTCAGCGAGGTGGGCGGCTCGCTTGCCGCGCTCGACGCCCGGCTGGCGGCCATCGCCGATCGGGCGCTCGCCCTGCTGCGGGCGGGTGAGCTGCTGGCGGAGATCATCTCGCCGTCGGGCGCCGGACCCGGGTCGCCGGTACGCGCAGATCGAGAACGGCCCTGAGCGGGCCCGGTCCGGGGCCCGGGCCCCGGACCGGGCGGCGGGTCACTCGCTGCCGGCGGCGGCGAACGTACCGGGCTGGTACGAGCCGCCGGGGTTGCGCACCATGACGTTCATCCGGGTGGCCGCGTTGATCATCGCGATCAGGCAGACGAGGGTGCCGAGCTGGTCGTCGTCGTAGTGCTCACGGGCGGCGGCCCAGGTCTCGTCGGAGACGCCGTGCCGCTCGTCGCCGAGCCGGGTGCCCTCCTCGGCCAGTGCCAGCGCGGCCCGCTCGGCCGCGGTGAACACGGTCGACTCGCGCCACGCGGCGACCAGGCTGATCCGTACCGGGGTCTCGCCGGCGGCCGCGGCCTCCTTGGTGTGCGCGTCCACGCACAGGCCGCAGCCGTTGATCTGGCCGACCCGCAGCTGCAGCAGCTCGCGCAACGTCTTCGGCAGGGTCGACCGTTCCAGCGCGAGGGCGGCGTTCGCGAAGCGCTTGAGCACCTGGGTCGGGGTCGGGCTGGCGAACAGGTCGATGCGGGGTTCCATGAAGCGTCCTCACTCGTCGAGGTGAGCCACCCGTCGGAGCGGCTCGGGACGACCATGGAGATGCCGGCGCCCGGGCCGGCGTGACCGCAGCGCGTTGTGACGTGCCGCACCGGGCCGGGACGTCACACCCCACCGGCCGGCGGCGTCTGGTGCACGGGGCGCCGACCCGAGGTACGGGCGCGGCGACGAGAGGGGCGGTCGATGAACGAGCCAGACGAGCGGGCCACCGGCGACGCGGGTCGGCCGGACGAGCGGGCCATCGGCGACGCGGGTCGGCCGGACCCGGCGACCGAGGCGTTCCTGGCCCATCGCAACCTGCTGTTCACCGTTGCCTACGAGATGCTCGGTTCGGCGACCGATGCCGAGGACGTGCTGCAGGAGACCTGGCTGCGCTGGATCGGCGTCGACCTCGCACCGATCCGGGACCAGCGCGCCTACCTCGTCCGCATCACCACCCGGCAGGCGCTGACCCGGCTGCGGACGCTGCGCCGGCGCCGGGAGTCCTACATCGGCCCGTGGCTGCCGGAGCCGTTGCTGACCACGCCGGACGTGGCCGAGGACGTCGAGCTGGCCGACAGCGTCTCGATGGCCATGCTGTTGGTACTGGAGACGCTCACGCCCACCGAGCGCGCGGTCTTCGTGCTGCGCGAGGTGTTCGACCTGTCGTACGACGAGATCGCCGCCGCGGTGGACCGCACGCCGGCGACGGTGCGCCAGATCGCCCACCGGGCCCGGGCCCACGTCGCGGCGCGCCGGCCGCGCGAGGTCGTCTCCGCCGCGCAGACCCGTGACGTACTGGAGGCCTTCCACCGCGCGGTGCAGACCGGTGACCTGCAGCGGCTGCTCGAACTGCTCGCGCCGGACGTGGTGCTGCTGACCGACGGCGGCGGCGTGGTCCGCGCGGCACTGGCGCCGATCGTGGGCGCCGAGCGGGTCGTTCCAGTACTCGGCAACATCACCGGTACCGCGTCGCTGCGGGCGGCGCTGGTCAACGGTCACCCGGCGCTGCTCGTCCGGTTCGCCGACGGGACCGGGGCGGCGGTGGCGGTACGGGTCGACGGCGGCCGGGTCACCGGGCTCTACGCGGTCCGCAACCCGGAGAAGCTGGCGCATCTGGACCGCGCCGCGCCGCTGCACCGTTGAGCCGGTTCCGGTTCCGGTCGGCGAACGTCCGGTTTCGGTGCGACTCTGGGACCGACCGATCGACCCGACGGGGGCCTGATGAGCGAGTACGAGGTCCGGACGCTGACACCGGACACCTGGGACGGGTTCGCCGCGCTGGTGGAGCGGCACAACGGCGTGTTCGGTGGCTGCTGGTGCACCTGGTTCCACACCATGCCGGCCGAGAAGGAACGCAGCTACGAGGCGAACCGGCTGCTCAAGAAGCGGCTGGTCGACCAGCGGCGGGCGCATGCGGCGCTGGTGTTCGACGGCGCCGAGGCGGTCGCGTGGTGCGAGTTCGGCAGCCCGGCCGAGTTGCCGAACATCCACCACCGCAAGCAGTACGAGGCGGAGCTGGACCTCACCCCCGACTACCGGATCACCTGCATCTTCGTGGACCGGCGGTACCGGCACCGGGGCCTGTCCGCGGTCGCGCTGGCCGGCGCGCTGGACCTGATCGCGGCGGTCGGCGGCGGCCTCGTCGAGGGGTACCCGCACGACAACGCCGGCCAGCGCAAGGCGGTGCTGTACAACGGGACCCGGGCGCTGTACGAGCGAGCCGGCTTCGATTACGTGCGCAGCAAGGGCATGGGCAACTGCGTCATGCGCCGCACCGTCGAGTGACCCGACATCCGGCTCCGGCGCGGGAAGTCGGACACCAGTCCGACCTGGCCGCGACCGCTCTCGCGGACCGGATCGCTCCTGGCCGCGACGGCTCTCGCGGACCGGGTCGCCCCTGCCGGCGTCGAACGTCGGGAAGCGGGTCGAGCTGCCGGGGTCAGAAGTCGCGGACCGGGTCGATCTGCGGCGGTTCGTCGTCGGGCAGCTCGTAGTCGACGTCCTGCGGTGGCATCGGCAGGTTCGTCGCGCCGAACGGTGAGGAGGGCCCGGCATCGTCGGCGAGCAGTTCGCTGACCGGGCGGCCGACCGCCGCGTGCCCGGCCCGGCCCGTCTCGCCGGCTTCGGCGAACGCCGGATCCACTCCGTACGGGGCCGGCCGGTCGTCCCGGTCGTCCCGGTCGTGCCGACGTTCCGGCCGACCCTTCTCCGACTGCGCCACTGCACTCACCTCCGCGCATGGAGCACTGCTACCTCCAGTCTCCCGCGCCCAGCCCATCCCGGGCCCACCTCGGCGAGGTTGATCATGGTGCGGTGCCCCGTGGTAGGCGCACATCTCCAGATTCCGACCATGATCAACCCGCCTCGGGCCTGGACCACCGGGTCCAGGGCCGGCCGGTCAGGTGGCCGGTCGGGGTTCGCGCAGCATCGGGTAGAGGGCGGGCGCGTCGGGCCCGGGGCGGATGTCCGGACCAGCCGGCCGGTAGCCGAGCCGCCGGTAGAGCCGGGCCGAGCCGGCCGACGAGGCGATCAGGAACGCCGCGCTACCGGCCCGGTCCAGCTGTCGATGCCGGTGGTCCAGCAACGCCGCGCCCAGTCCGGCCCGCTGCCGCTCGGGCGTGACGCCGACGAAGCCGAGGTAGGCGTAGCCGGGTCGGTCCGGGTACGCGTCGTGCATCGCACGGTCCAGCGCGGCGAACCGGCCGACGTGCCGGCCGCACGCGCTGGCCAGCAACGCGTCGTAGTCGCCCGGTACCAGGTCCGGCTCACCGCCGTCGGCGGCGTACCAGAGGGCCGCGGCGCTGCCGGCGTCGGTGACGTCCACGGTGGCCGCGCCGGCCAGGGCATGGCGCGCGATGATCGCCCAGTACCGCGGGTAGATCTCGCGGCGCTGCGCCAGATCGGGTACCAGCCAGTCGGCGAGGTCACCGAGCAGGAACGCGTCCGACAGCAGCCGGGTCAGGCGGTCGGCGTCGGCCCGACCGGCCGTCGCGATGGGCACGCTCACCCGTCACCGCCGAGCACCACCGCCTCGCTGGTGGCCGCCGGGCTCGGCTCGGGTACCGCCGCCGGACCGGCGGTCAGGTGCCGCCCACCCTGCCCGATCCGACCGTACGCGGTGCGGTTGGTCGCCCGCCGCAACAGCCCCCAGACGATCCCGAGCACCGCGACCGCGCCGATGCCGGCCGGCAGCGCCCTGGCCCAGAACGAGCCGTTCGGGATGCCGACCAGGGTGCCGAAGTTGATGGTGGTGACGGCCGCGATCACGGCGAGGCCGAGAAACCCGAGCACCGGGGCGATCCGGGCCTGCCAGAGGTTCTCCGCGCGCCGCTTGCGGGCGAAGTAGACCAGGGCGGCGATGCAGCACAGCGTCATCAGCAGCAGCACGCCGTACCCGGCGAACACGGTACCGCCGAAGAACAGCGCGGTCTCCGGGTCGGCGCCCTGCGAGACCATCACCACGATGATCCCGAGCACCAGCACGGACTGGGCGACGGCTCCGCCGGCCGGCGCGGCGGTGCGCGACCAGGTACGGCCGAACACGCCGGGCAGCACGCGGTCGCGGCCGAGTGCGAAGAAGTAGCGCGCGCCGGTGTTGGAGAAGCCGATCGCGGCGGCGAGCAGCGAGGTGCACAGCAGGATCTGCGCGATCCGCAGACTCCAGCTCGGCACGTACGGCGAGACCAGGTGGAACAGGTACTGGTCGGCGTACTTGCCGGCGCCGGCGACGACGTTGCCCGGTCCGGCGGCGACGGTCATCGCCCAGGCGGACAGCGCGTAGATGGCGGCGGTGAACGCGAGCGCGCCGTACACGGCGATCCAGGGCGCGCCCTTCTTCGCCTCCTCGCTGTAGTTGTAGGAGTCCTCGAAGCCGACCAGGCCGGTCAGCGCGATGACCATGCCGACCAGCGCGGTGCCGCCGCCGCCGAACAGTTCCAGCGGGTTGAGGGCGGCGAGCGACACCGAGCCGTGCGGGTGCGCGATCTCGATGACGTCGAACACCAGGATCGCCAGGATCTCGGCGACCAGCGCGACGGCGAGCATCCGGCCGGCCAGGTTGACCTTCAGCACGCCCAGCACGGTGATGACCACCAGCGCGGCGATCGCCATCCACCAGGGCGAGATGTTCGGGCCGAACAGTTCGGCGATCTGCCGGCCGCCGGCGACCCCGAACCCGCCGAGCAGCCCGGCCTCCATCGCCGCGTACGACACGACCGCGACCAGGCCGGCGGCGACGGCGGCGATGCGGCCGATGCCGGCGGCGATCGTGACGTACAGCGCGCCGGCGTTCGGGATCCGCCGGCCCAGCGCCACGTAACCGACGGCGAACCACCACAGGATCAGCGCCACCGCGAGGTACGCGATCGGGATGGAGGTCAGGCCGGTGACGGCCCAGCCGTTGGTCAGTCCGGCGCCGACCACGGTCAGCGGTGCGGCCAGCGCGACGACGTAGCCGCCGAGCGTGCCCCAGGACAGTCTGTTGCGGGCCAGGCGGTTGGTCACCGCGCTGGCCGGAAAGGCTTGCACAGCCACGGGAAGGACCCTTTCGTGAGGGGGTGACGCCCCCGGCGCGGCGTCGCGGGTGCACCGGGGCCGTGGGTCAGTGCCGTCGGGTCACGACGGCCTGCAGTTCGCTCGCGGCGTCCAGGACCGACTGCAGGTCGGGGGTGAGCCGCAGATCGGTGGGCATCGGGAAGTGGTCGGAGAACTCCCGACGGACCACGGCCATCAACCCGATCGCGTCGTAGAGCCCGAACAGCACCCGGTCCGCCTCGCCGACCGGCTCGCGGTCGCGCAGCTTGCGCGGCAACCGGGTCAGCGCGTTGACCGACGCGGTCGGCTCGACGTCGAGGAACACCTGCCGTCGACGCAGCCCGGACCGGCGCTGCTCCTCGACCACCAGCCGCGCCATCGCGAGCCGCTCGCCGACCATCCGGTACGCCCGGTCGGAGAGGTACTCGATGAACTCCACCACCGGCCGCCGCTGGTCCCGGGCGTCCTCGACGATCTCCGACAGCACCCGGTAGCACAGCGGGTCGCGCGGCGGCGCCTCCAGGTAGAGCCGGTGGTCGGGGGCGAGTACCGGGGTCCCGGTCTCGGCCGCCGGGAACGTGCGCAGCAGCCGCTGCCGCCCGTGTACCGGGTCGTCCCGCCAGGTCAGCATCAGCTCGGCGACCAGCGCCGCGGCGCAGCCGATGTCGACCAGCCGGTGGTTGATGCGGGTGGCTCCGGTGAACGCGTCGGTCGCGCCGCGAAACAGTTCGTCGGCGATCGGCCGGACCCTGGCCCCGCCGGTGCCGGGTGCCGGTCGGTGGGCAGCGGACGGCGGGTACGCCGGGTCGGTGTGTGGCGCCCGCGGCGGCGCGGCGTGGGTCGGCGGGACGGCGCGCGGCGGTGGCTCGGCGCGCGGTGGGACCGGGGCCGACCGGGTCGATGGGGCAGCGTCGGGGTGCAGCTGCTCGTACCAACCGGTGTGGTTCGTCCGCCGTGGGTCGGTCACCGGCGGCCTCGCGGGTGCGTCGCGGGTCGCGGACGTGGGTGCGGCATGGCTGGCTGCGTCCTATCCGCGGCGCGTCGGGCGGCGGGGTGAGAATCGGAACATATCGCTGCAGAAAGTGATGTACTGGTTGAACCTCACGCCGGCTCCACCTGGTAGGGACAAGGAAGACATATGTGCCAGCGCGGCACGCATGCAGTGAACACCACGCCGCCGGTTTTCACAAGGTAGCGGAATCGGTATCGCGTAACCGACCCGGCACCCCGATCATGACTGTTCGTGCTTGTCGCGGCGTGACTGGGGCCGCCACCCGTTGTGCAACATCCGAGTGACAAGTACCGCATCGCGCCGTTGCGGCCGCCTCCGCTGCCCCAGGTTCGGTCCGGCCACCTAATACACTCGGCCGAGCCAGACAGCCGGGCACGTTCCGCCGCGCTCCGGCACCATCGGAGCACAGCGCCAGGGGGGCACAATGCGTAATCGGTCGAGCCTCGACGCGGCGGCGGCCGAGAACGGCGAGTCGGTCGGCGCGGCGTGGGCCCGGCGCAAGGTCGGCAACCTGCTGCGAGAGTTGCGCGAGCAGGCCGGCGTCACCCAGGAGGACGCCGCCGAGTTCATCGAGCGCCACGTGACCACCCTGTACAAGATCGAGAACGGGCTGCCCGGGGTGAAGTTACGGCCCAAGGGCGACATCGACGGCCTGGTCGAGCTGTACGGGGCGGACGAGGCGACGCACCGCCGGCTCACCGAGCTGCTCGCACTGACCCGGCTGAAGGGCCCGTTCACCCGCTACCGCGACGTCGTGTCGCCGGAGTTCGACCTGTACCTGGGGTTGGAGGGCTCCGCGACCGAGCTGGTCAGCTACGAGCCGGACCTGGTGCCGGGTCTGCTGCAGACCGAGGCGTACGCGTCGGCCATCACCAGCCTGCCCGGTGGCGACGGCCGCAGCCGGCCGCCGACCGAGGTGGCGAAGCGGGTACGGCTCCGGCGCAGCCGGCAAAGCGTGCTGACCCGCGCGACCGACCCGTTGCGGTTGGACGTGGTGCTCTCGGAGACCGTGCTGCGGCGGCCGGTCGGCGGCCCGCAGGTGCTCGCCGACCAGCTCACCCACATCGTCGCGATGACCGAGCTGCCGACCGTGTCGGTGCGCGTGGTCCGGTTCGCCGCCGGCCTGCACCTGGGCTACACGACCGGCCAGTTCATCGTGTTGCGCTTCCCCGAGGATCAGCCCATCGCCTACTGCGACGGGTTCCTCGGGGACAACTACTTCAACAAACCGCAGGAGGTGGCGCGTTACGACGAGGCATTCGCCGACATCAGCAAGCACGCCCTGAACGCCGCGGACAGCCGCGAGTTCATCGGGCAGATCACGAAGGAGACGACCACGTGAGTGGCCTTTCCGGCGCGGTGTGGCGCAAGTCCAGCCGCAGCAGCGCCAGCAACCAGTGCGTCGAAGTGGCGACGAACCTGCCCGGGATCGTCGGGGTACGCGACTCGAAGGACCCGGCCGGTGTCGCCCTCGCGGTGGCCCCGACCGCGTTCGACGCGTTCGTACGCTTCGCCGCGGGGTGTGCCACCGCGCGATGACCCGGGTACGGCTTCCTGCCCGAAGCCGGCACCCGAGCCATCGCAGTGGTAGGACACCGCGAGACATGATGCCGCATGCGGGCACGTACCGCTAGGCCGCATCACTGTCAGTAATCGGCCCGCGGATCCGTGTCGGATCCGCGGGCCGCACGCGCCGGTCGCCCGCACGCCGCGGTGCGGCCGGCCGGAAAATCTCCGCGAGATCGAACCTCGCCCGGCTTCTTGGCCCTCATAGGCAGTGTCAAGGGAGGTACGGGTGGAGAAACTCGACGGGTTCACGGAGTTCGTGGCCGTCCGGTTACCGGCGCTGACCAGGTTCGGGTTCGCGCTGACCGGCGATCACCAGC
This genomic interval carries:
- a CDS encoding RNA polymerase sigma-70 factor codes for the protein MLGSATDAEDVLQETWLRWIGVDLAPIRDQRAYLVRITTRQALTRLRTLRRRRESYIGPWLPEPLLTTPDVAEDVELADSVSMAMLLVLETLTPTERAVFVLREVFDLSYDEIAAAVDRTPATVRQIAHRARAHVAARRPREVVSAAQTRDVLEAFHRAVQTGDLQRLLELLAPDVVLLTDGGGVVRAALAPIVGAERVVPVLGNITGTASLRAALVNGHPALLVRFADGTGAAVAVRVDGGRVTGLYAVRNPEKLAHLDRAAPLHR
- a CDS encoding class II glutamine amidotransferase, producing MCRWLVYTGSPIRPEELLYKVDHSLIDQSMHAKLGVTTLNGDGFGMGWYDGPRRPGVFRGIGPAWGDRNLRELAEHLESGLFFAHIRASTGTAVQETNCHPFRYRTWLWMHNGEIHDFHRIKRDLALAVEPELFPHLEGSTDSEMMFYLALSYGLRDDPPAAVARMVGHVERVAAEHGIANPVQMTIATSNGERVWIFRYSSAGASRSLFFSRRIEALRELYPENPMFHRVSERTRLIVSEPLGDLPGAWREVPESSYGVVEAGGDSLRDFHPTPV
- a CDS encoding DUF6194 family protein, which codes for MSMDRLLDTIRAFDGVLELAPAAGGPFPEIAWGDHFFYYAPDGQVPQREQPYATIVTKNYPDDDECDLDAPDRWRLNIHVGTAAFVELTGENPRAEATPRDRTATDVVFPHPLYRTQGWVSIVNPGERTGELAVRLLRQAHEAARRRAERRPAGNG
- a CDS encoding carboxymuconolactone decarboxylase family protein, with the protein product MEPRIDLFASPTPTQVLKRFANAALALERSTLPKTLRELLQLRVGQINGCGLCVDAHTKEAAAAGETPVRISLVAAWRESTVFTAAERAALALAEEGTRLGDERHGVSDETWAAAREHYDDDQLGTLVCLIAMINAATRMNVMVRNPGGSYQPGTFAAAGSE
- a CDS encoding MerR family transcriptional regulator, coding for MAAAMTTAAVAAASGYSVQQVRDLERLGVIPAAARSGNGYRRFGPAHVDALRAYRALAYAVGPVEARQAMRAVRHRPPAEGAALICGFHARLNEERAQALAARLALESIRAEAGTDAEPVDGDSMTITELSQALGVRASTLRFWEKAGLVAPDRVGTPAGTARRYPLAAIREARIVAALRAGGYRIPDVLAAITAARDLSEVGGSLAALDARLAAIADRALALLRAGELLAEIISPSGAGPGSPVRADRERP
- a CDS encoding APC family permease; the encoded protein is MAVQAFPASAVTNRLARNRLSWGTLGGYVVALAAPLTVVGAGLTNGWAVTGLTSIPIAYLAVALILWWFAVGYVALGRRIPNAGALYVTIAAGIGRIAAVAAGLVAVVSYAAMEAGLLGGFGVAGGRQIAELFGPNISPWWMAIAALVVITVLGVLKVNLAGRMLAVALVAEILAILVFDVIEIAHPHGSVSLAALNPLELFGGGGTALVGMVIALTGLVGFEDSYNYSEEAKKGAPWIAVYGALAFTAAIYALSAWAMTVAAGPGNVVAGAGKYADQYLFHLVSPYVPSWSLRIAQILLCTSLLAAAIGFSNTGARYFFALGRDRVLPGVFGRTWSRTAAPAGGAVAQSVLVLGIIVVMVSQGADPETALFFGGTVFAGYGVLLLMTLCCIAALVYFARKRRAENLWQARIAPVLGFLGLAVIAAVTTINFGTLVGIPNGSFWARALPAGIGAVAVLGIVWGLLRRATNRTAYGRIGQGGRHLTAGPAAVPEPSPAATSEAVVLGGDG
- a CDS encoding GNAT family N-acetyltransferase, with product MSVPIATAGRADADRLTRLLSDAFLLGDLADWLVPDLAQRREIYPRYWAIIARHALAGAATVDVTDAGSAAALWYAADGGEPDLVPGDYDALLASACGRHVGRFAALDRAMHDAYPDRPGYAYLGFVGVTPERQRAGLGAALLDHRHRQLDRAGSAAFLIASSAGSARLYRRLGYRPAGPDIRPGPDAPALYPMLREPRPAT
- a CDS encoding GreA/GreB family elongation factor, which codes for MGEPDPVRRLREELETVGEQRRQLAATLADDRQPGDTADQAEGIERANELRRLDARIAQLQALLDGADTGTGLPFGTRAVLRFADGDTERVEIAPVPATGASGAAITRDSPLARALTGHAVGDTITWRTPGGDASAELVELHPPTG
- a CDS encoding calcium:proton antiporter: MRVRVSWTLIVPVLAVVVLALSWGRHLGPVPVALVGVLLAGAVLAAVQHAEVVAHRVGEPFGSLVLAVAVTIIEVALIVTLSVSGGADSDTLARDTVFAAVMITTNGIVGLALLIGSVRRGLAQFNPEGSGAALATVAALATLSLVLPRFTGNSPAGEFSGPQLAFAAVASLALYVVFVLTQTRRHRDFFLPVEIATTRPADERHAPRPSSRQALASLGQLLLALIGVVGLAKVESPAIEAGVRAVGFPASFVGVVIALLVLAPETLSATRSARRDQIQISLNLGYGSAMASIGLTIPTMALASIWLPNRLVLGLGPTHIVLLALTVVVSVLTVVPGRVTRLSACVHLVLLAAFVFLAIRP
- a CDS encoding GPP34 family phosphoprotein, whose translation is MTDPRRTNHTGWYEQLHPDAAPSTRSAPVPPRAEPPPRAVPPTHAAPPRAPHTDPAYPPSAAHRPAPGTGGARVRPIADELFRGATDAFTGATRINHRLVDIGCAAALVAELMLTWRDDPVHGRQRLLRTFPAAETGTPVLAPDHRLYLEAPPRDPLCYRVLSEIVEDARDQRRPVVEFIEYLSDRAYRMVGERLAMARLVVEEQRRSGLRRRQVFLDVEPTASVNALTRLPRKLRDREPVGEADRVLFGLYDAIGLMAVVRREFSDHFPMPTDLRLTPDLQSVLDAASELQAVVTRRH